In Skermanella sp. TT6, one genomic interval encodes:
- a CDS encoding Tn3 family transposase: MRADGSKRLTVLSEAERLALYGLPDFDDFQRAEFFALSAAERALVDQRKGLAEQVWCLLQIGYFKAKQAFFGFSWPDVPSSDIAFLMERYFPGSALTPQPIRANEHYAQRREIAGLFGYRLWADTDRAAVVGRAGLLAKRDVAATFILTELLAFLATRRIVRPGYTTLQGIISEVLTAERRRLEHLVEDGLDEEARAALQGLLVREDTLSELAALKQDAKHFGYRMMAMERQKRTTLAPLHRVAKTLLPKLDISQQNVAYYASLAHYYTVYDLRRLKPGQTHLYLLCYAWQRFRQLTDNLVEAFGFHMGQMEGQTKEESEAAFVQAQAGRQQEGSRIGRVLLLYVDDTVDDATPFGAVRHRAFTILPREAMLGAGQRLCEKPVSQLELRWQAVDRTAARCRKHLRPLAMALEVSATTADNPWLAALRWMKGVFSRQQRLAQRPFGELPENTIPDRLRPHLLDVDDDGKATGLRGYRYEFWIYRQLRKRLATGELHLDDSVRHRRFGDELVASDRAAEALRDLDSPWLRQPVDATLDGLCADLHRLWLIFDRDLRQGKLKHLEYDPGRKTLSWRTPKVDKEEALQAAFYARLPARGIADIFRFVDERCRFLSALTPLQPRYAKRITDDDSLTAVILGQAMNHGNLGMAETSDIPYHVLEATHQQHLRLSTLKAANDRVSNFIAGLGIFPFYSFDPAVLYGSVDGQKFSVAVPTAKARHSRKYFGTGRGVVAYTLLANHVPLETELIGAHEHESHYVFDICYHNTSDIAPTTITGDMHSINRANFAILHWFGLKLAPRFTRRQAQLKHLYCGNPIEDYQDCLVQPAGRIDRALIVAEKASIDRIVATLGLKEMSQAILVRKLCALSPHDRTRKAVFEYDKLIRSLYTLDYLRDPQLQRDVHRSQNRIEAYHQLRAVLTQVSGGKQLIGRTDLAIAISNQCGRLVANVIIAYNSVLLSTLLERYRREDDRKALALLQKISPVAWQHIHLLGHYTFRGGKHAIDPEALLANVRLG; encoded by the coding sequence ATGCGCGCCGACGGCAGCAAGCGGCTGACCGTCCTTTCCGAGGCCGAGAGGCTCGCTCTGTACGGCCTGCCCGACTTCGACGACTTCCAGCGAGCCGAGTTCTTCGCCCTGAGCGCCGCTGAACGCGCTCTGGTCGACCAGCGCAAGGGGCTGGCGGAACAGGTCTGGTGCCTGCTGCAGATCGGGTATTTCAAGGCCAAGCAGGCCTTCTTCGGCTTCTCCTGGCCCGACGTCCCGTCCAGCGACATCGCCTTCCTGATGGAACGCTACTTTCCGGGAAGCGCGCTGACGCCGCAGCCGATCCGCGCCAACGAGCATTACGCCCAACGCCGGGAAATCGCCGGGTTGTTTGGCTATCGGCTCTGGGCGGACACGGACCGGGCGGCGGTCGTCGGCAGGGCCGGCCTTCTGGCGAAGCGGGACGTGGCCGCGACCTTCATCCTGACGGAACTGCTGGCCTTCCTGGCCACCCGGCGCATCGTGCGCCCAGGTTATACCACGCTGCAGGGCATCATCAGCGAGGTGCTCACGGCGGAACGCCGACGCCTGGAACACCTTGTCGAGGACGGGCTGGACGAGGAGGCGCGCGCCGCCCTGCAGGGCCTCCTCGTGCGCGAGGACACCCTCTCGGAACTGGCGGCGCTCAAGCAGGACGCCAAGCACTTCGGCTACCGCATGATGGCGATGGAGCGCCAAAAGCGCACCACCCTGGCGCCCTTGCACCGGGTCGCGAAGACTCTGTTGCCCAAGCTCGACATCTCGCAGCAGAACGTCGCCTATTACGCGAGCCTCGCCCATTACTACACGGTCTACGACCTGCGCCGGCTGAAGCCCGGCCAGACCCACCTGTACCTGCTGTGCTATGCTTGGCAGCGCTTCCGCCAACTTACCGACAACCTGGTCGAGGCCTTCGGTTTCCACATGGGGCAGATGGAAGGGCAGACCAAGGAGGAATCGGAGGCCGCCTTCGTCCAGGCACAAGCCGGCCGGCAGCAGGAGGGATCCCGGATTGGCCGCGTACTCCTGCTCTATGTCGACGACACGGTCGACGACGCCACGCCGTTCGGGGCCGTCCGCCACCGGGCCTTCACGATCCTGCCGAGAGAAGCGATGCTCGGCGCCGGCCAGAGGCTGTGCGAAAAGCCGGTCAGCCAGCTTGAACTGCGCTGGCAGGCGGTGGACCGCACGGCGGCGCGCTGCAGGAAGCATCTGCGCCCGCTCGCCATGGCGCTCGAGGTCTCGGCCACCACGGCGGACAATCCGTGGCTCGCCGCCTTGCGTTGGATGAAGGGCGTGTTTTCCCGTCAACAGCGCCTCGCCCAAAGGCCCTTCGGCGAGCTCCCGGAAAACACCATCCCCGACCGGCTGCGTCCGCATTTGCTCGACGTCGATGACGATGGCAAGGCGACCGGCCTGCGCGGGTACCGTTACGAGTTCTGGATCTACCGGCAGCTCCGCAAGCGCCTCGCCACCGGCGAACTCCACCTGGACGACAGCGTCCGGCATCGCCGCTTCGGTGACGAGCTGGTCGCGTCGGACCGGGCGGCGGAGGCGCTCCGGGATCTCGACAGTCCCTGGTTGCGCCAACCCGTGGACGCGACGCTCGACGGCTTGTGCGCCGACCTGCATCGACTTTGGTTGATCTTCGACCGCGACCTGCGCCAAGGCAAGCTCAAGCACCTCGAGTACGACCCCGGGCGCAAGACCCTGTCGTGGCGCACTCCCAAGGTCGACAAGGAGGAAGCGCTGCAGGCCGCCTTCTATGCCCGGCTGCCGGCGCGCGGTATCGCCGATATCTTCCGCTTCGTGGACGAGCGCTGCCGCTTTCTGTCGGCGCTGACCCCACTGCAGCCCCGCTATGCGAAGAGGATTACCGACGACGACAGCCTGACGGCCGTGATCCTTGGTCAGGCCATGAACCACGGCAACCTGGGCATGGCCGAGACCAGCGACATCCCGTACCACGTCCTGGAGGCGACCCATCAGCAGCACCTGCGCCTGTCGACCCTGAAAGCAGCCAATGACCGGGTCAGCAACTTCATCGCCGGCCTCGGCATCTTCCCCTTCTACTCGTTCGATCCGGCAGTCCTGTACGGCAGCGTCGACGGCCAGAAGTTCTCGGTCGCCGTGCCGACAGCCAAAGCGCGGCATTCGCGCAAGTACTTCGGCACCGGCAGGGGCGTCGTCGCCTACACGCTGCTGGCCAACCACGTGCCGCTGGAAACGGAGCTGATCGGCGCTCACGAGCATGAAAGCCACTACGTCTTCGACATCTGCTACCACAACACCTCGGACATCGCACCGACTACCATCACCGGCGACATGCACAGCATCAACCGCGCCAACTTCGCCATCCTCCACTGGTTCGGGCTGAAGCTGGCGCCGCGGTTCACCCGCCGGCAAGCACAGCTCAAGCACCTGTACTGCGGCAACCCGATCGAGGACTACCAGGACTGTCTGGTTCAGCCAGCCGGCCGGATCGACCGCGCGTTGATCGTCGCGGAGAAAGCCAGCATCGACCGGATCGTCGCCACGCTCGGGCTCAAAGAGATGAGCCAGGCCATCCTGGTGCGGAAACTGTGTGCCCTGTCCCCTCACGACCGGACCCGCAAGGCGGTCTTCGAGTACGACAAGCTGATCCGCAGCCTTTACACGCTCGATTACCTCCGCGACCCACAGCTGCAGCGTGACGTCCACCGCTCCCAGAACCGCATTGAGGCCTACCACCAGCTGCGCGCGGTGCTCACCCAGGTCAGCGGCGGCAAGCAACTGATCGGGCGGACCGACCTCGCGATCGCGATCAGCAACCAGTGCGGCCGGCTGGTCGCCAACGTCATCATCGCCTACAACTCGGTCCTGCTCTCGACGCTGCTGGAGCGGTACCGCCGGGAGGACGACCGCAAAGCACTCGCACTGCTGCAGAAAATCTCCCCGGTGGCTTGGCAGCATATCCACTTGCTCGGGCACTACACGTTTCGCGGCGGCAAGCACGCGATCGACCCGGAAGCCCTGCTGGCGAACGTCAGGTTAGGCTAA